GTGGTCACCGAATGAGCGCCCTGCCGGCCCGCTACCGGGGCGTCTTCCCGGTCGCGCCCACCATCTTCCACCCCGATGGCACGCTGGACCTGCCCGGCCAGAAGCGCTGCATCGACTTCATGGTGGACGCGGGCTCGCACGGCATCTGTATCCTGGCGAATTTTTCCGAGCAGTTTTTGCTGTCGGACGAGGAGCGCGAAGTGCTGACGCGCACCGCGCTGGAGCATGTGGATGGCCGGGTGCCGGTGATCGTCACCACCACGCATTTCAGCACCGATGTGTGCATTGCCCGCAGCCAGCGCGCCCAGGCCCGGGGTGCCGCCATGGTGATGGTGATGCCGCCCTACCACGGGGCCACGTTCCGCGTGCCCGAGGTGCAGATCTACGAGTTCTACGCCCGGCTGTCGGACGCAATCCGCATCCCCATCATGCTCCAGGACGCACCGGCCAGCGGCACGGTGTTGTCTGCCGCCTTTCTGGCGCGCATGGCGCAAGACATCGAACATTTAAGCTACTTCAAGATCGAAACCGCCGGGGCAGCCAGCAAGCTGCGCGAGCTGATCCGCCTGGGCGGCAATGCCATCGAAGGCCCGTGGGACGGCGAAGAAGCCATCACCCTGCTGCCCGACCTGGACGCGGGGGCCACCGGCGCGATGACCGGCGGGGCTTACCCCGACGGCATCCGCCAGATCATGGATGCCTACACCGCAGGCCGCCGTGGCGACGCCGTGGCCGCCTACACCCGCTGGCTGCCGCTGATCAACTACGAGAACCGCCAGGGCGGCATCCTGACGGCCAAGGAACTGATGGCCGAGGGCGGCGTGATCGCCTGCGCCGCACCACGCCACCCGTTTCCCGACATGCACCCCGAGGTGCGCAAGGGGCTGATCGAAACCGCCCGGCGGCTCGATCCGCTGGTGCTGCGCTGGGGCCGATAAACAAAAAATGCTATTGAATCAATAGCTTCTTACGCCCATTCCATAAGCGCTAGCAGCCGAAAAGACTCAAACCTTCTTCAAAAAGCAGGCCTTCAGCATGAAGCTGCCTGCGTCCATCTTGCAGTCCACCTCGTGGTCGCCGCCAACCAGGCGGATACTTTTTACCTTGGTGCCCACCTTGAGCACGGTAGATGAGCCTTTGACCTTCAAATCCTTGATCAGCACCACGGCATCGCCGTTGGCCAGCAGGTTGCCGTTGGCATCCTTCACCTGCGGTTCGGCATCATCTTCCACATCGATGGCAGCATCCTGGGGCCATTCATGGCCGCAGTCGGCACACACAAAATGGGCCCCGTCGGGGTAGGTGTTGGTCAGGGTGCATTGGGGGCAGGCAGGGGCAATAGTGGACATGGTGGCTCTTTGGGTAGGACAGGTATTGTCTGGCATACCCGCGACCCGCTGTCTCCCAAGCGACCAAATCTAGGGACTTGCCCGGTAACGCCCCAGCCCGGCTGCCACCCAGAATCGCTCCTACAAGGAGCCTCCATGGACAAGGTCTGGTTGAAGAGTTACCCCGCCGACGTGGCGCATGAAATCGACGTCACCCCCTACAGCTCGCTGACCCAACTGCTGGACGAGTCGTTCACCAAGCACGCCGACAACCCCTTTTCGGTGTGCATGGAGCGCTGGATGTCGTACCGCGAGCTGGACCACCTGTCGGGCGCGCTGGGCGCGTGGCTGCAGGCCCAGGGGCTCAAGCCCGGTGCACGGGTGGCCATCATGCTGCCGAATATTCCACAGTTTGCCGTCACCATGGCCGCCGTGCTGCGCGCCGGGTACACCTGCGTCAACGTCAACCCCCTGTACACCCCGCGCGAGCTGGAGCACCAGCTCAAGGACTCGGGGGCCACCGCCATCGTGATCCTGGAGAACTTTGCCCGCACGCTGCAAGAGGTGGTGGGCCGCACCCTGGTGCAGCACGTGGTGATGGCCCACATGGGCGACCTGCTGGGCGCGGTGTATGGCCGGGTGGTCAATTTCATGGTGCGCCGGGTCAAGAAGCTGGTGCCTGCCTTCCAGTTGCCACGCAACGGCACCTTGCGCGTCACGGCCTTCAACCAGGCGCTGGCCGATGGCCGGGGCCGCGCGCTGCAGCCGCACCGGTGCACCATGGATTCGATTGCCTTCTTGCAATACACCGGCGGCACCACCGGGCTGTCCAAGGGCGCGGTGCTGACCCACCGCAACATCGTGGCCGCCGCGCTGCAGACCGAGGCCTGGTTCACCCCTGCGCTGGCGCGGGTGGGGTCCGCCCGCAACGTCAACATGGTGGCCGCCCTGCCGCTGTACCACATCTACGCCCTGACCACCTGCCTGATGTGCGTACGCCTGGGCGCCCACATCACCCTGGTGCCCAACCCGCGCGACTTCAAAGCCTTCATCGGCATGCTGAAAAAACGGCCCTTCCACATCCTGCCCGCCGTCAACACCTTGTTCAACGCCTTGCTGCTGCAACCCACGTTCAAGACCATCGACTTCTCCCACCTGTGCGTCACCCAGGCGGGCGGCATGGCCGCATCCGAGGGCACGGCCCAGCGCTGGCTGGATGTCACCGGCAGCCCCATGGTGGAAGGCTGGGGCATGAGCGAAACCTGCGCCGTGGGCACCAACAACCCGGTGCTGAGCAAGAGCTTCACCGGCACCATCGGCCTGCCCCTGCCCAGCATCGACCTCACCATCAAGGACGACGACGGCAACGACCTGCCGCTGGGCGCCGCGGGCGAAATCTGCATCAAGGGCCCCAACGTCACCACCGGCTACTACCAACAGCCCGAGGAAAACGCCCGCGCCTTCACCGCCGACGGCTACCTGCGCACCGGCGACATTGGCATCATGGACGAGCGCGGTTACACCCGCATCGTGGACCGCAAGAAAGACATGATTTTGGTCAGCGGCTTCAACGTGTTCCCCAACGAGCTGGAAAACGTGATCTCGCTCTGCCCCGGCGTGGTGGAGTGCGCGGCCATCGGCGTGCCCGACGAAAAGCAGGGCGAGGCCATCAAGGTGTTCATCGTCAAGAACGACCCGGCCCTGACCGAAGCCGACGTGCTGCAGTTCTGCAAGCAGAACCTCACCGGCTACAAAATGCCCAAGTTCATCGAGTTCCGCAAAGATTTGCCCAAGTCCAATGTGGGCAAAATCCTGCGCCGCGAACTGCGCACCCCTAGTACAACCTAAGCAGCAGCCGCCTGCCGCGCCACGTGCACCTGGTGCAGGGTGATCTTGCGCACCTCGGCCTGGCTGCTCTGGATGTGGGCGCGCAGCAGCATGGCGGCCTGGTCGCCGCGGTGGCTGCGGATGGCCTTGAGGATCTTGGCGTGCTCCTCATACGTGGCAGTGATGCGCGCCTGCTTGGTGAAGTCCAGGCGACGGATGATGCGGATGCGCTCCGTCACGTCGCTGTGCACCCGGGCCATCTCGGTGTTGCCTGCGGCGCGCACCAGGGCGCAGTGGAATTCTTCGTCCCAGCGGGCCACGGCAATGCCGTCGGTGCTGCGCTGGGCCACCGGCACCAGCCAGATGGCCACCAGCTCGTCCAGCAAGGCATGGTTGATCTGGATGTGCGGTGCCCCGGCGCCCGCGCCGCCTTCGCACAGGCGGTGGGCGGCGGTGGTTTCCAGCACCATGCGCAGGTCGTAAAGCTGCTCGAACTGCTCGAAGTTGAACGGCAGCACGCGCCAGCCGCTGCGAAACAGCACTTCCACGTAGCCCTCTTGCTGCAGCCGGATCAGCGCCTGCCGCACGGGGGTGCGCGATACGCCCAGGCGCTCGCTGATCTCGTTTTCGGTGAATCGGTCGCCGGGGACCAGGGTGAATTCGCCTACGTCGCGCTTGAGCTGGGCATAGACCTCGTCGGCGCGCGAGCGGTATACGGTGGGTTCTGCGGGGGGAATGGGGGTGGGAGTCAAGGAGTGCACCAGGCAAACTTTAGCAGTTGCAGCGCACTGGCCGTCACGGACCTGCCAATGCCCGCAATACCGCCGAGCTGGGGGCCGTCCAGCCGACGATGCCGCCCTGGGCACGCACCATCTCCAGCGTGGCGGCCTTGAACTGCGGGAAGTAGCTTTCGGTGCAGTCTTCCAGCAACAGACCGTCGTAACCCCGGTCGTTGGCCTCGCGCATGCTGGTCTGCACGCAGACCTCGGTGGTCACGCCCATGAACAACAGCTGCCCGATGCCGCGCTGTTGCAGCATCTCGTGCAGGCCGGTGGCGTAGAACGCGCCCTTGCCGGGCTTGTCGATGGCGATTTCGCCGTCTATCGGAGCCAGCGCCGGGATGATCTGGTTGCCCGGCTCGCCCGCTACCAGAATGCGGCCCATCGCGCCCATATCACCGATGCGCAGCGCCGGGTTGCCCCGGTTCAATTTGGCCGGGGGGCAGTCGGACAGGTCGGGCCGGTGCGCCTCGCGGGTGTGCACCACCAGGCCGCCCGCGGCGCGCCAGGCGGCCAGCATGGCCTGGCAGGCGGGCACGATGGCCTCCAGCAGGGCTACGTTGTTGCCCAGGGTGGCCCCGAAGCCACCGGGCTCGATGAAGTCGCGCTGCATGTCGATGATGACCAGGGCGGCGCGGGAAACGTCCAGCGGGTAATCGAACGGCAGTGCGGGGATATTCATGCAGCCTCCTGGTGGTGGTCATGGCCGCCGCCCATGTGTGCGCCCAACACGTGGCGCTCGGCGGTGGCGGCGGGGGTTTCAAACACGATGCGGCCTTCGCTCATGACCACGATGCGGTCGGCCAGCTCCAGCAGCTCGTCCAGGTCTTCGCTGATCAGCAGCACCGCGCCGCCGCGGTCGCGCACGCCCAGGATGCGGCTGTGGATTTCGGCCACGGCGGCAAAGTCCAGGCCGAACACCGGGTTGGCGGCAATCAGCACATTGATCTCGCCCGCCAGCTCGCGGGCCAGCACGGCGCGCTGCACGTTGCCGCCCGACAGGCTGCGGATGGGCGCGCCCTCGCCCCGCGTCTTCACACCGTACTCCTGGATCCAGTCGCGCGCCCGTTTGCGCCAGGTGGCAAAGCGCAGCAGGCCGCCCAGGTTCAGCGGCGGCTGGTCGAAGTCGCGCAGCGCCATGTTCTCGGCTACCGACAAATCCCCCACGCAGGCGTTACGCAAGGGCTCTTCGGGCAGGCTGCGCACCTTGAGGCGGCGGTTGTCGGCACGGCGGGCGGCGTAGGGCTCGCCCATCACCTGCACCGTGCCGCCCAGGCGCGCGCGCTGGCCCACCAGCGCTTCCACCAGCTCGCGCTGGCCGTTGCCCGAGACCCCGGCCACGCCCAGGACCTCGCCCTTGCGCACCTGCAGGCTCAGGCCGTGCAGCGCCAAAGTGCCGCGATCGCCCTGGGCTTGCAGCTGGTCTACCAGTAGGGCTACGGGGGCATCGTCAGCTACTGTTTTTATAGCTTTTCGTGCTTTATCCATGGGCGTTAGGGCCGTATTTGGCTCTGAACTCTCGCCCATCATGGCCTGGGCCAGGGTGCGGGTGAGTGCCTGCGGCGCAGCGCCCGCCACCCGGTCGTGGTGCACCGCCTTGCCCCGGCGCAGCACGGTCACGCCGTCGGCGTAGGCCAGCACCTCACGGAACTTGTGGGTGATGA
This sequence is a window from Rhodoferax sp. WC2427. Protein-coding genes within it:
- a CDS encoding dihydrodipicolinate synthase family protein, producing the protein MSALPARYRGVFPVAPTIFHPDGTLDLPGQKRCIDFMVDAGSHGICILANFSEQFLLSDEEREVLTRTALEHVDGRVPVIVTTTHFSTDVCIARSQRAQARGAAMVMVMPPYHGATFRVPEVQIYEFYARLSDAIRIPIMLQDAPASGTVLSAAFLARMAQDIEHLSYFKIETAGAASKLRELIRLGGNAIEGPWDGEEAITLLPDLDAGATGAMTGGAYPDGIRQIMDAYTAGRRGDAVAAYTRWLPLINYENRQGGILTAKELMAEGGVIACAAPRHPFPDMHPEVRKGLIETARRLDPLVLRWGR
- a CDS encoding zinc ribbon domain-containing protein YjdM → MSTIAPACPQCTLTNTYPDGAHFVCADCGHEWPQDAAIDVEDDAEPQVKDANGNLLANGDAVVLIKDLKVKGSSTVLKVGTKVKSIRLVGGDHEVDCKMDAGSFMLKACFLKKV
- a CDS encoding AMP-binding protein; the encoded protein is MDKVWLKSYPADVAHEIDVTPYSSLTQLLDESFTKHADNPFSVCMERWMSYRELDHLSGALGAWLQAQGLKPGARVAIMLPNIPQFAVTMAAVLRAGYTCVNVNPLYTPRELEHQLKDSGATAIVILENFARTLQEVVGRTLVQHVVMAHMGDLLGAVYGRVVNFMVRRVKKLVPAFQLPRNGTLRVTAFNQALADGRGRALQPHRCTMDSIAFLQYTGGTTGLSKGAVLTHRNIVAAALQTEAWFTPALARVGSARNVNMVAALPLYHIYALTTCLMCVRLGAHITLVPNPRDFKAFIGMLKKRPFHILPAVNTLFNALLLQPTFKTIDFSHLCVTQAGGMAASEGTAQRWLDVTGSPMVEGWGMSETCAVGTNNPVLSKSFTGTIGLPLPSIDLTIKDDDGNDLPLGAAGEICIKGPNVTTGYYQQPEENARAFTADGYLRTGDIGIMDERGYTRIVDRKKDMILVSGFNVFPNELENVISLCPGVVECAAIGVPDEKQGEAIKVFIVKNDPALTEADVLQFCKQNLTGYKMPKFIEFRKDLPKSNVGKILRRELRTPSTT
- a CDS encoding GntR family transcriptional regulator — translated: MTPTPIPPAEPTVYRSRADEVYAQLKRDVGEFTLVPGDRFTENEISERLGVSRTPVRQALIRLQQEGYVEVLFRSGWRVLPFNFEQFEQLYDLRMVLETTAAHRLCEGGAGAGAPHIQINHALLDELVAIWLVPVAQRSTDGIAVARWDEEFHCALVRAAGNTEMARVHSDVTERIRIIRRLDFTKQARITATYEEHAKILKAIRSHRGDQAAMLLRAHIQSSQAEVRKITLHQVHVARQAAAA
- a CDS encoding cysteine hydrolase family protein, with amino-acid sequence MNIPALPFDYPLDVSRAALVIIDMQRDFIEPGGFGATLGNNVALLEAIVPACQAMLAAWRAAGGLVVHTREAHRPDLSDCPPAKLNRGNPALRIGDMGAMGRILVAGEPGNQIIPALAPIDGEIAIDKPGKGAFYATGLHEMLQQRGIGQLLFMGVTTEVCVQTSMREANDRGYDGLLLEDCTESYFPQFKAATLEMVRAQGGIVGWTAPSSAVLRALAGP
- a CDS encoding ABC transporter ATP-binding protein; the encoded protein is MAPESTPIGALPAGTGALALDTYLLTKRFGSFTAMDGVTMRVEPGTVHALLGENGAGKSTLVKCVAGFQRAEEGSILIDGREQDIANPIVARSLGIGMVYQHFTLAPGMTVAENLLLAGGTLPAVIDWTAKRAELKAFLATTPFSLDLDARPAELAAGEKQKLELLKQLYLKPRLLILDEPTSVLTPQEADEVLGHVRAFAQSGQCSVLIITHKFREVLAYADGVTVLRRGKAVHHDRVAGAAPQALTRTLAQAMMGESSEPNTALTPMDKARKAIKTVADDAPVALLVDQLQAQGDRGTLALHGLSLQVRKGEVLGVAGVSGNGQRELVEALVGQRARLGGTVQVMGEPYAARRADNRRLKVRSLPEEPLRNACVGDLSVAENMALRDFDQPPLNLGGLLRFATWRKRARDWIQEYGVKTRGEGAPIRSLSGGNVQRAVLARELAGEINVLIAANPVFGLDFAAVAEIHSRILGVRDRGGAVLLISEDLDELLELADRIVVMSEGRIVFETPAATAERHVLGAHMGGGHDHHQEAA